A single genomic interval of Lathyrus oleraceus cultivar Zhongwan6 chromosome 7, CAAS_Psat_ZW6_1.0, whole genome shotgun sequence harbors:
- the LOC127101512 gene encoding protein ROH1: protein MPSTENQSSSASSSFSSFGRSLFGIRQEQVHSVEASHESDSCNLELGSFQKRVTDRFHDLSVVSDDELLSIDWMQKLLNAFICCHEEFRAIMLNNKEQVSKPPLDRMTSEFIERSVKALDICNASRDGIENIRMWQKHLEIASCALGSNKRPLAEGQFKRARKALMDLALAMLDEKESGSVFSQRHRSFGRHNSSKDHHSAGHSRSHSWSVSRSWSAAKQLQSIANNLVPPRANEIAANSRLSVSVYTMNCILLFVLWILVAAIPCQDRGLNLHFSVPRQFTWSTPVTLLHERIMEESKKRERRNSSGLLKEIYQIEITTRHLTDLVDSAQFPLTEKHKMEVEQDLKELKLVLEAFKDGLDPLECLVREVFQKIVICRTEGLDSLCASNYTGQ, encoded by the coding sequence ATGCCGTCTACGGAGAATCAGAGCTCTTCTGCTTCTTCGTCATTTTCGTCCTTTGGCAGATCGTTATTTGGTATCAGGCAGGAACAGGTTCATTCTGTGGAGGCAAGTCATGAGTCGGATTCATGTAATTTAGAGCTTGGATCGTTTCAAAAGCGTGTTACGGATCGTTTTCACGACCTGTCTGTTGTTAGTGATGATGAATTGCTATCAATTGATTGGATGCAGAAGCTTCTCAATGCATTTATATGCTGCCATGAGGAATTCAGAGCGATTATGTTGAATAATAAAGAGCAGGTATCGAAACCTCCTCTGGATCGGATGACGTCTGAGTTCATTGAGAGGTCGGTTAAGGCTCTTGATATTTGTAATGCGAGTCGAGATGGGATTGAGAATATCCGGATGTGGCAAAAGCATCTGGAAATTGCGAGCTGTGCTTTGGGCTCAAATAAGCGACCGTTGGCAGAAGGGCAGTTTAAGAGAGCTAGGAAGGCGCTGATGGATTTAGCATTGGCAATGCTTGACGAGAAAGAATCAGGATCCGTTTTTTCTCAACGTCATAGATCTTTTGGGCGGCATAACTCGAGCAAGGACCATCATTCGGCAGGGCATTCAAGATCACATTCATGGAGTGTCTCTCGGTCCTGGTCTGCAGCCAAGCAACTACAATCCATTGCAAATAACCTCGTTCCACCTCGCGCGAACGAGATTGCTGCAAACAGCAGGCTTTCGGTTTCTGTTTACACAATGAACTGTATTCTCTTGTTTGTTTTGTGGATCCTTGTTGCAGCTATTCCTTGTCAGGATAGAGGCTTAAACCTTCATTTTTCAGTCCCGAGGCAATTTACCTGGAGCACTCCAGTTACTTTGCTTCACGAGCGGATCATGGAGGAGTCAAAGAAGCGAGAGCGCCGCAACTCAAGTGGTTTGCTGAAGGAGATATATCAAATTGAGATAACCACCCGCCACTTGACAGACCTGGTAGATTCTGCTCAGTTTCCGTTGACCGAGAAACATAAAATGGAAGTCGAACAGGATTTGAAGGAGCTGAAGCTTGTTTTGGAAGCTTTTAAAGATGGATTGGATCCGTTGGAGTGCCTTGTGAGGGAGGTGTTCCAAAAGATAGTGATTTGCCGAACCGAAGGGCTTGATTCCCTTTGTGCATCAAACTATACAGGGCAATGA
- the LOC127105849 gene encoding flavonoid 3',5'-methyltransferase, translated as MAKNILKTPALLQYILETSSYPKEHEQLKQLRETTIMKYGKMSVMNVPLDEAQFISMLLKIMNANKTLEIGVFTGYSLLTTALALPPHGKVIGIDMDRESYETGLPFIQKAEVEHKIDFIQSDALSGLNALIDGKHEESFDYAFVDADKENFTKYHEVLLKLVRKGGIIAYDNTLWSGSVAMSEDDEMEDITKRKRKIAIEFNNYIANDTRVESTILSIGDGVTLCRVL; from the exons ATGGCCAAGAACATCCTCAAAACTCCAGCACTTCTGCAG TACATCCTTGAAACAAGTTCATATCCAAAAGAGCACGAACAATTGAAGCAACTTAGAGAGACAACAATTATGAAATACGGCAAAAT GAGTGTGATGAATGTGCCTTTGGATGAAGCACAATTCATATCTATGCTTCTGAAAATCATGAATGCTAACAAAACATTGGAAATTGGAGTCTTCACTGGTTATTCTCTTCTTACTACAGCGCTTGCTCTTCCTCCTCACGGCAAG GTTATTGGAATTGATATGGATCGGGAATCGTATGAGACGGGATTGCCCTTCATTCAGAAGGCAGAAGTTGAGCACAAAATTGATTTTATCCAAAGTGATGCATTATCAGGCCTCAACGCCCTTATTGAC GGCAAACACGAAGAGTCGTTTGATTATGCGTTTGTGGATGCCGACAAGGAAAACTTCACAAAGTATCATGAGGTGTTGTTGAAATTGGTGAGGAAGGGTGGAATAATTGCGTATGACAATACATTATGGTCCGGTTCCGTGGCGATGTCTGAGGATGATGAAATGGAAGATATCACAAAGCGAAAAAGAAAAATTGCAATTGAATTCAACAACTATATTGCAAATGATACTCGCGTTGAGTCAACGATTCTTTCTATCGGGGACGGTGTAACTCTCTGCCGAGTTCTGTAA
- the LOC127105848 gene encoding WAT1-related protein At1g68170 produces the protein MVNLFNVEAIESAKPIVLMIVVQSIYAVVNIMLKMVANDGSSLSVLIVYRFVFSTAFTVPFVFFFERKSVQNLTGKVLFQAFLCGLFGGSLQQNLYIKSLALVSATYTITMLNLIPAITYVLAVSLRMEKPNLGTPAGKAKLMGTLSGIGGAMILTLYEGKRLFNLSLHIDLLQNVTSTTHHSPAGSHVWGLMLALGTALSFSLWFITQSKMSQNFPWHYSIAALTSIMGAIQSFIYAICTERDWSQWKLDWNLRLLTAASAGILASGVCFVLLAWCVGMKGPLYVSAFNPLMLVLVAFISSFVLNEYITVGSLTGAALIVCGLYMLLWGKSKEARKMDNMNEIASAIDTVKCDSFHIVNNSALSCIQKEHDKKIANIAPDVSANVNNNSLGEIQKSNI, from the exons ATGGTAAATTTGTTCAATGTTGAAGCCATAGAGAGTGCAAAGCCTATTGTGTTGATGATAGTGGTTCAATCAATATATGCAGTTGTTAATATAATGTTAAAAATGGTAGCAAATGATGGATCAAGCTTAAGTGTTCTCATTGTTTATAGATTTGTATTTTCTACTGCTTTCACTGTGCCATTTGTTTTCTTCTTTGAAAG GAAAAGTGTGCAAAATTTGACTGGAAAGGTGCTATTCCAAGCTTTTCTTTGTGGATTATTTGG gGGATCATTACAACAAAACTTGTATATTAAATCTTTGGCTTTGGTTTCTGCAACATATACCATAACCATGTTAAACCTCATTCCTGCCATTACCTATGTCCTGGCTGTTTCTCTAAG AATGGAGAAGCCAAATCTTGGAACACCGGCTGGGAAAGCGAAGTTGATGGGAACATTAAGTGGAATTGGTGGTGCAATGATCCTAACTTTATATGAAGGCAAAAGATTATTTAACTTATCATTGCACATTGACTTGCTGCAAAATGTTACATCAACAACACATCATTCCCCTGCTGGTTCTCATGTTTGGGGACTCATGCTAGCTTTAGGCACTGCTCTCAGTTTCTCATTATGGTTTATAACACAG TCGAAGATGAGTCAGAATTTTCCGTGGCATTATTCAATTGCGGCGTTAACCTCTATAATGGGTGCAATTCAATCTTTTATATATGCTATTTGTACTGAGAGAGATTGGAGCCAGTGGAAGCTGGATTGGAATTTGAGACTTTTGACAGCAGCTTCCGCG GGTATATTGGCCTCTGGAGTGTGTTTTGTTCTGTTGGCTTGGTGTGTGGGCATGAAAGGACCCTTGTATGTGTCTGCTTTTAACCCTCTAATGCTTGTTCTTGTGGCCTTCATTTCTTCGTTCGTATTGAACGAGTACATTACGGTCGGAAG TCTAACAGGAGCCGCGTTGATTGTTTGCGGATTGTACATGTTATTATGGGGTAAAAGCAAAGAAGCAAGAAAAATGGATAATATGAACGAAATAGCTTCTGCAATAGACACTGTAAAATGTGATTCATTTCACATTGTCAACAACTCGGCTTTATCTTGCATACAGAAGGAGCATGACAAGAAGATCGCAAATATTGCTCCTGATGTATCAGCAAATGTCAATAACAATTCTTTAGGCGAAATCCAAAAATCGAACATTTGA